The following are from one region of the Passer domesticus isolate bPasDom1 chromosome 13, bPasDom1.hap1, whole genome shotgun sequence genome:
- the LOC135280038 gene encoding sulfate transporter-like: protein PATFISLEEQDPGGCSSRELMVEQARAACRCSLGRALRRLLPVLVWLPQYSPRSQLLGDVVSGLLVGVVAIPQSISYSLLANQDPIYGIYTNFFCNIIYAATATSRHASVGSFGVLCLMVGQSVTRHLQLAGYGDSGAALGDNSSSPRNGTEPCDRSCYAITVALSLSFLVGLYQILLGVLQMGFVAVYLSEPLLGGFVTGSSLTIITSQMKYLLGLKIPRHEGVGSFILTWVDLFRHIHNTNICDLLTSLVALAVIVPVKELNERYKGRMKAPFPIELLVVVVATLISHYFDFQQRYKAAVCGVIPTGFRKPTVPDFSLFPSLALDALPIAVIGFAMTVSLAEIFGKKHGYAVSANQEMIAIGLCNLIPSFFYCFASSAALTKTLLKESTGSQTQVSGLVTSLVLLLVLLWISPLFYSLQTSILGVVTIVNLRGGLRKFRDARRMWQLSKLDTVVWWTTMLCSTLVTTEIGLLVGVCFALLCIIFRTQRPRATLLGKVSGREVYEDQAAYKQLSSIANVKIFRFECSLYYANKDYFKAVLYQKTGVNPVLLAASRPRPRAQPGPEPGSSRSCWPTSCGCLKQAGSRAERPPGDARPPSTDMHTLILDCGAMQFIDTVGLSVLKETQHDYKEVGVQVLLANCNPSIRQRLREGGWAGRPGGAGGQLAFHSIHDAVQFAERWHRGDSKDTQAALPEPEEQTFQVAL, encoded by the exons CCTGCCACCTTcatcagcctggaggagcaggatcccggaggctgcagcagcagggagctgatgGTGGAgcaggccagggctgcctgcaggtgcagcctgggcagggcgCTGCGCCGGCTGCTGCCCGTGCTGGTGTGGCTGCCCCAGTACAGCCCCcgctcccagctgctgggggacGTGGTCTCGGGGCTCCTGGTGGGCGTGGTGGCCATCCCCCAGTCCATCTCCTACTCCCTGCTGGCCAACCAGGACCCCATCTACGGCATCTACACCAACTTCTTCTGCAACATCATCTACGCGGCCACGGCCACGTCGCGCCACGCCAGCGTGGGCTCCTTCGGGGTGCTGTGCCTCATGGTGGGCCAGTCGGTGACACGCCACCTGCAGCTGGCAGGCTACGGGGACAGCGGTGCTGCCCTCGGGGACAACTCCAGCTCCCCCAGGAACGGGACGGAGCCCTGTGACCGCAGCTGCTACGCCATCACCGTGGCCCTGTCGCTGAGCTTTCTGGTGGGCCTCTACCAG ATCCTGCTGGGGGTTTTACAGATGGGCTTCGTGGCTGTCTACCTGTCAGAGCCCCTGCTGGGTGGCTTCGTGACAGGCTCCAGCCTCACCATCATCACCTCCCAGATGAAGTATCTGCTGGGCCTGAAAATCCCCCGTCACGAGGGCGTGGGCTCCTTCATCCTCACCTGGGTGGACCTCTTCAGGCACATCCACAACACCAACATCTGCGACCTGCTCACCAGCCTGGTGGCTTTGGCCGTCATAGTGCCCGTCAAGGAGCTCAACGAGCGCTACAAGGGGAGGATGAAGGCCCCGTTCCCCATCGAGCTGCTGGTGGTCGTCGTCGCCACCCTCATCTCCCACTACTTTGACTTCCAGCAGCGCTACAAGGCCGCTGTGTGCGGGGTCATCCCCACGGGCTTCAGGAAGCCCACCGTCCCAGACTTCAGCCtcttccccagcctggcactggatGCTCTGCCCATCGCTGTCATCGGCTTTGCCATGACCGTGTCCCTGGCAGAAATCTTTGGCAAAAAGCACGGCTACGCCGTCAGCGCCAACCAGGAGATGATCGCCATCGGCCTGTGCAACCTCATCCCCTCCTTCTTCTACTGCtttgccagctctgctgccctgacCAAGACTCTGCTGAAGGAGTCCACAGGGAGCCAGACCCAGGTGTCCGGGCTGGTCACCtcgctggtgctgctgctggtgctgctgtggatCTCCCCGCTCTTCTACTCGCTGCAGACCTCCATCCTCGGCGTGGTCACCATCGTCAACCTGCGCGGCGGCCTCAGGAAGTTCCGCGACGCCCGCAGGATGTGGCAGCTCAGCAAGCTGGACACGGTGGTGTGGTGGACAACCATGCTGTGCTCCACGCTGGTCACCACGGAGATCGGGCTGCTGGTGGGCGTTTGCTTCGCCCTGCTCTGCATCATCTTCCGCACGCAGCGGCCGCGCGCCACGCTGCTGGGCAAGGTCAGCGGCAGGGAGGTCTACGAGGACCAGGCCGCCtacaagcagctcagcagcatcGCCAACGTCAAAATCTTCCGCTTCGAGTGCTCCCTCTACTACGCCAACAAGGATTACTTCAAGGCCGTGCTGTACCAGAAAACGGGGGTCAACCCcgtgctgctggctgccagccgcccccgcccgcgggcacagcccggcccggagccgggcagcagcaggagctgctggcccaccagctgtggctgcctcaaacaggctggcagcagggccgAGAGGCCTCCAGGAGATGCCCGTCCGCCCTCCACAGACATGCACACCCTGATCCTGGACTGCGGGGCCATGCAGTTCATAGACACCGTGGGGCTCTCGGTGCTCAAGGAGACACAGCACGACTACAAGGAGGTGGGCGTCCAGGTGCTCCTGGCCAACTGCAACCCCTCCATCCGCCAGCGGCTGCGggagggaggctgggctggccgGCCGGGGGGCGCTGGGGGCCAGCTGGCCTTCCACAGCATCCACGATGCCGTGCAGTTTGCTGAGCGCTGGCACCGGGGGGACAGCAAGGACACTCAGGCTGCTCTCCCGGAGCCCGAAGAACAGACCTTCCAGGTGGCTCTGTAG
- the SLC26A2 gene encoding sulfate transporter: MAATAETNHIHEVMEGPEGDDAKCSFHHTMFLEPQEKKRNMKALLVKRAKETCSCTPAKMKDCVLGFFPILQWLPKYKPREYLLGDVMSGVIVGVLLVPQSIAYSLLAGLEPIYGLYTSFFSCIIYCIFGTSRHISVSIFGVVCLMLGQVVDREVERAGYQLEPGLEGLGNGTRNGTELLCDRGCYAMAVAATVTFISGVYQVAMGFFQVGFVSVYLSDSLLSGFVTGASITVLTSQVKYLLGLDIPRSGGVGSLITTWINIFRNIHTTNICDLITSFLCFLVLIPAKELNERFKSKLKAPVPVELFVVVAATLASHFGKLRETYGSSISGHIPTGFLPPRPPVWSLIPSVALDAIPIAIIGFAITVSLSEMFAKKHGYSVRANQEMYAIGFCNIIPSFFHCFTTSAALAKTLVKESTGCRTQMSGMVTSLVILLVLLVIAPLFYSLQKCVLAVITIVNLRGALRKFRDLPKMWHLSRVDTVIWGVTMAATALVSTEIGLLVGVCFSMLCVIFRTQRPEAPLLGWVAESETYESLSAYKNLQTKPGVVVFRFEAPIYYINKECFKSTLYKQTGVNPVWVKAAKKKAEKRKLKEKEAGCGDKQGSVPVDLGSEPVGFHSIVIDCCAVQFLDTAGIRTLKEVCKDYGDIDVHVLLAQCNPSVRSSLLRGEFFKEGEDHLLFHSVHQAVDFALGTQRHGALKN; encoded by the exons atggcagcgacGGCAGAGACCAACCATATCCATGAAGTGATGGAAGGGCCAGAAGGAGATGATGCCAAGTGCAGTTTCCATCACACAATGTTCCTGGAACCCCAAGAGAAGAAGAGGAACATGAAGGCTCTGCTGGTTAAACGAGCAAAGGAAACTTGCAGCTGCACCCCGGCCAAAATGAAAGATTGTGTTTTGGGGTTCTTCCCCATCTTACAGTGGCTTCCCAAATACAAGCCCAGGGAGTACCTCCTGGGGGATGTAATGTCTGGTGTGATCGTGGGGGTCCTGCTGGTCCCACAGTCCATTGCCTACtccctcctggcagggctggagcccatTTATGGCCTTTACAcctcctttttctcctgcatCATCTACTGCATCTTCGGCACCTCCCGCCACATCTCCGTCAGCATCTTCGGCGTGGTGTGCCTGATGCTGGGCCAGGTGGTGGACAGGGAGGTGGAGAGGGCTGGCTACCAGCTGGAGCCaggcctggaggggctggggaatggCACCAGGAACgggacagagctgctctgtgacaGGGGCTGCTACGCCATGGCCGTGGCTGCCACCGTCACCTTCATCTCGGGGGTGTACCAG GTGGCCATGGGTTTCTTCCAGGTGGGCTTTGTCTCCGTGTACCTCTCGGACTCTCTGCTGAGTGGGTTTGTCACGGGGGCCTCCATCACTGTCCTGACCTCACAAGTCAAGTACCTGCTGGGCCTGGACATTCCTCGGAGCGGCGGCGTGGGCTCCCTCATCACCACCTGGATAAACATCTTCAGGAACATCCACACCACCAACATCTGTGACCTCATCACCAGCTTCTTGTGCTTCCTGGTGCTCATCCCGGCCAAAGAGCTCAACGAGCGCTTCAAATCCAAGCTCAAGGCTCCGGTTCCAGTGGAGCTCTTCGTGGTTGTGGCAGCCACTCTGGCGTCTCACTTTGGGAAGCTGAGAGAGACTTATGGCTCCAGCATTTCTGGCCACATCCCCACTGGGTTTCTGCCCCCGCGCCCTCCAGTCTGGAGCCTGATCCCCAGCGTGGCGTTGGATGCCATCCCCATTGCCATCATTGGCTTTGCCATCACCGTGTCCCTGTCGGAGATGTTTGCCAAGAAGCACGGCTACTCCGTGAGGGCCAACCAGGAGATGTACGCCATTGGCTTCTGCAACATCATTCCCTCCTTCTTCCACTGCTTCACCACCAGCGCAGCCCTCGCCAAGACCCTGGTCAAGGAGTCCACGGGCTGCAGGACCCAGATGTCCGGCATGGTGACCAGTCTGGTGATCCTCTTGGTCCTCCTGGTGATCGCCCCTCTGTTCTACTCCCTGCAGAAGTGCGTCCTCGCCGTCATAACCATCGTCAACCTCCGCGGGGCCCTGCGCAAGTTCAGGGACCTGCCCAAAATGTGGCACCTGAGCAGGGTGGACACGGTCATCTGGGGGGTCACCATGGCGGCCACGGCGCTCGTCAGCACCGAGATCGGGCTCCTGGTGGGGGTCTGCTTCTCCATGCTCTGCGTCATCTTCCGCACGCAGCGCCCCGAGGCGCcgctgctgggctgggtggcCGAGTCGGAGACCTACGAGTCCCTGTCTGCCTACAAGAACCTGCAAACCAAGCCCGGGGTTGTGGTGTTCCGCTTCGAGGCCCCCATCTACTACATCAACAAGGAGTGCTTCAAGTCCACCCTCTACAAGCAAACCGGGGTCAACCCCGTGTGGGTGAAGGCGGCcaagaagaaagcagagaagaggaagctgaaggagaaggaggcgGGGTGTGGGGACAAGCAGGGCAGCGTCCCCGTGGATTTGGGGTCGGAACCTGTGGGGTTTCACAGCATCGTGATCGACTGCTGCGCCGTGCAGTTCCTGGACACGGCCGGCATCCGCACGCTCAAGGAGGTCTGCAAGGACTACGGGGACATCGACGTCCACGTGCTGCTGGCCCAGTGCAACCCTTCTGTCAGGAGCTCCCTGCTCCGAGGGGAGTTCTTCAAGGAGGGGGAGGAccacctgctcttccacagcGTGCACCAGGCCGTGGACTTTGCCCTGGGCACGCAGCGGCACGGTGCTCTGAAGAACTAG